The Paenibacillus sp. FSL R7-0204 genome includes a region encoding these proteins:
- a CDS encoding YggT family protein, with protein MNEVSSIIYILFQIYYYMILVYILMSWLPNLRENFIGELLGKLVEPYLAPFRRIIPPLFGTLDISPIVAIIMLRFAAVGLQSIVASVFG; from the coding sequence TTGAACGAAGTATCATCAATTATCTACATCCTATTCCAGATTTACTATTACATGATTCTCGTATACATTCTGATGTCCTGGCTGCCGAATCTGCGTGAGAACTTTATCGGCGAGCTGCTGGGTAAGCTGGTGGAGCCGTATCTGGCACCGTTCCGGAGGATTATCCCTCCGCTGTTTGGAACGCTGGATATTTCCCCGATTGTCGCGATTATCATGCTGCGCTTTGCCGCAGTCGGGCTTCAGTCTATCGTAGCCTCGGTCTTCGGCTGA
- a CDS encoding CgeB family protein codes for MNILFITSGFQGVYSFFEQRIAGALQKAGHHCRALQPGSALDELKLNQLFWQPELILLMAGLKVPESVLECIRQSGVKSAVWMTEDPYYMDWTAPLIAYFDYIFTIDQAAVEHYLALGHPRVYHLPLGTDPDLFHPAAVSEEYRSDICLVGVPYSNRIELIETLLAGTAYRIQIVGRGWGRYYHEWKHNAKRNVELVNAWVPPETAAKFYNGAKIVLNIHRPSAEKYNRNRAGIIATSINNRTFDAASSEAFQLTDYKSGLRHQFDEGTQVVSYQDKHDLLQKIHYYMAHDDERMRIAEAARQRVLAAHTFEHRLHALLMNVQA; via the coding sequence ATGAATATTCTATTTATAACTTCAGGCTTCCAGGGCGTGTATTCTTTCTTCGAACAGCGCATCGCAGGGGCTTTACAGAAAGCGGGGCATCATTGCAGAGCTTTGCAGCCTGGCAGTGCTTTGGATGAATTAAAGCTTAACCAGCTTTTTTGGCAGCCGGAGCTGATTCTGCTTATGGCCGGTCTGAAGGTTCCGGAGTCTGTGCTGGAATGCATCAGACAATCCGGGGTGAAGTCGGCGGTGTGGATGACAGAGGACCCCTATTACATGGATTGGACGGCTCCGCTGATTGCTTATTTCGATTATATTTTCACCATTGACCAGGCTGCAGTGGAGCATTATCTGGCCTTAGGGCACCCCCGGGTCTATCATCTGCCGCTGGGCACAGATCCTGATCTGTTTCACCCCGCAGCCGTATCCGAGGAGTATAGAAGTGATATTTGTTTAGTAGGCGTGCCTTACAGTAACCGGATTGAGCTTATAGAAACCTTACTTGCAGGCACAGCTTATCGCATCCAGATAGTGGGGCGGGGGTGGGGCCGGTATTATCATGAATGGAAGCACAATGCTAAGCGCAATGTGGAGCTGGTGAATGCCTGGGTCCCGCCGGAGACGGCTGCTAAGTTTTACAACGGGGCGAAGATTGTGCTGAATATCCACCGCCCTTCCGCTGAGAAGTACAACCGGAACCGGGCAGGGATTATCGCCACAAGCATCAACAACCGCACCTTTGACGCAGCCAGCAGTGAAGCGTTCCAGCTTACCGATTATAAAAGCGGGCTCCGCCATCAGTTTGACGAGGGCACACAGGTGGTTTCTTATCAGGATAAGCATGATTTGCTGCAGAAGATCCATTACTACATGGCGCATGACGATGAGCGTATGCGGATCGCTGAAGCAGCGAGGCAGCGGGTGCTGGCAGCCCATACCTTTGAGCACCGGCTGCATGCTTTGTTGATGAACGTGCAAGCTTGA
- a CDS encoding cell division protein SepF, translating into MGVMNRFMSFLGLQEEEEIVEREQISRDEDEYEPAPVETRKNQRANVVSIHSQKNVKVVLYEPRSYDEAQEIADHLRSHRTVVINLQRVRNDQAMRIIDFLSGTVYALGGGISKIGGNIFMCTPDTVEIQGSITEILGDEQDYNRMR; encoded by the coding sequence ATGGGCGTGATGAACCGGTTTATGAGTTTCTTGGGCTTGCAGGAGGAAGAGGAGATTGTGGAACGGGAGCAAATCTCCCGCGATGAGGATGAATACGAACCCGCCCCTGTAGAAACACGCAAGAATCAGAGGGCCAACGTCGTCAGCATTCATTCCCAAAAAAATGTGAAGGTTGTGCTCTACGAGCCGCGCTCGTATGACGAGGCGCAGGAGATTGCCGACCATCTGCGTTCACACCGCACGGTAGTAATTAACCTGCAGCGGGTGCGCAATGACCAGGCGATGCGGATTATCGATTTTCTCAGCGGAACTGTTTATGCTCTGGGTGGAGGAATATCCAAAATTGGGGGCAATATATTTATGTGCACACCGGACACCGTGGAGATCCAAGGCTCCATTACCGAGATCCTGGGTGACGAGCAAGATTACAACAGAATGAGGTGA
- a CDS encoding YlmH family RNA-binding protein: protein MKNEIYGHFHPDERPFVDKAWEWVTNAGEYHETKLTEFLDPRQAYILQSLVNRHPDVIVRWEGGSSDAERKRGLVAPDYRDLTDEDMELSVLNITSGEQKFLSLEHGDYMGAILGLGIKRGKIGDIHVLEDGCHVVVAADIADYLSMHLTGVHRINVSTEILPLSGLRSSEAKLETMEFTVASLRLDGIAADVTRLSRSKILAPIKAGRVRVNWKVEEDPSCSLKDGDMVSIQGFGRFKVLEIGSLTKKGRYRILVGKFV from the coding sequence ATGAAGAATGAAATCTACGGGCATTTCCACCCGGATGAACGGCCGTTTGTGGACAAGGCCTGGGAGTGGGTTACGAATGCGGGGGAGTATCATGAGACGAAGCTGACCGAATTCCTGGACCCCCGTCAGGCCTATATTCTGCAGAGTCTGGTGAACCGCCATCCTGATGTGATTGTGCGCTGGGAGGGCGGTTCTTCGGATGCCGAGCGGAAGCGGGGGCTGGTGGCTCCGGATTATCGAGACCTCACAGATGAGGATATGGAATTAAGCGTGCTGAATATCACCTCAGGCGAACAGAAATTTCTCTCGCTGGAGCATGGAGATTATATGGGGGCAATCCTGGGACTTGGCATCAAAAGAGGCAAGATCGGTGATATTCATGTGCTGGAAGACGGCTGTCACGTAGTGGTGGCTGCTGATATCGCGGATTATCTGTCCATGCATTTGACCGGTGTACACCGGATTAACGTCAGTACCGAGATCCTGCCGTTATCCGGCCTGCGCAGCAGTGAAGCGAAGCTGGAGACAATGGAGTTCACAGTGGCATCCCTGCGGCTTGACGGGATTGCAGCGGATGTCACGCGGCTGAGCCGGAGCAAGATTCTGGCCCCGATCAAGGCCGGGCGCGTCCGGGTGAACTGGAAGGTCGAGGAAGATCCATCCTGTTCATTGAAGGACGGGGACATGGTCTCGATCCAGGGCTTCGGACGGTTCAAGGTGCTGGAGATCGGCAGCTTGACGAAGAAGGGCCGTTACCGGATTTTGGTAGGCAAATTTGTCTGA
- a CDS encoding glycosyltransferase family 2 protein — MPKVTIIMTSYNKAAYVAKSIESILNQTLSDFEFYLMDDNSNEETLKVIEPYLKDKRIKFFRSDTETLQQRVEKVRYSALINQALAQAQGEYISYATDDNRYRNTRLEQMVDYLEENPEVMIAYSASLVNYLNEQDEVTRSQLRPAKKIVSVAPCVIDHCSILHRSSILPVIHDKFGSYWDENPEFYRIGDGRFFWRLNQFWDFHPVDEVLDDNYITELSIHYQLQHQEKSQFIQMLPPQRTCKELREELKLIQQHKK, encoded by the coding sequence TTGCCAAAAGTTACGATCATTATGACCAGCTACAATAAGGCCGCATATGTCGCAAAGTCCATTGAATCCATTCTGAATCAGACGCTTTCAGACTTTGAATTCTACTTGATGGATGATAACTCGAATGAAGAAACTCTGAAAGTGATTGAGCCCTATCTCAAGGATAAGAGAATTAAATTCTTCAGAAGCGATACAGAAACCCTGCAGCAGAGAGTGGAGAAGGTCAGATATTCCGCGCTGATCAATCAAGCCCTTGCTCAAGCACAGGGGGAGTATATTTCCTATGCTACCGATGATAACCGTTACAGAAATACTAGACTTGAGCAGATGGTGGACTATCTGGAGGAGAATCCCGAAGTCATGATTGCCTACTCTGCATCGCTGGTCAACTACTTGAACGAACAGGATGAAGTGACCCGCAGCCAGCTAAGACCGGCCAAAAAAATCGTTTCGGTGGCCCCTTGCGTCATCGATCATTGCTCCATCCTGCACAGAAGCTCCATTCTTCCGGTCATTCATGACAAGTTCGGGTCTTACTGGGATGAGAATCCGGAGTTCTATCGAATAGGTGACGGCCGGTTCTTCTGGCGGTTGAACCAGTTCTGGGACTTCCACCCTGTAGATGAGGTTCTGGATGATAACTATATCACTGAGCTGTCCATTCACTATCAGTTACAGCATCAAGAGAAGAGCCAGTTCATTCAGATGCTTCCCCCGCAGCGAACCTGCAAGGAGCTGAGAGAAGAGCTGAAATTAATCCAGCAGCACAAGAAATAA
- a CDS encoding DivIVA domain-containing protein: MPLTPLDIHNKEFSRRIRGYDEDEVNEFLDQVIKDYESVIRENKELHNQLLTLQERLDHFVNIEESLSKTILVAQEAADDVKNNSKKESQLILKEAEKNADRIINEALSKSRKVAIETEELRKQASIYRTRFRTLLEAQLELLSQDDWNALESREVSENAL, from the coding sequence ATGCCATTAACACCGCTCGACATACATAACAAGGAATTCTCCCGGAGAATCCGCGGTTATGACGAAGATGAGGTCAATGAATTTCTGGATCAGGTGATTAAGGATTACGAGAGCGTGATCCGGGAGAATAAGGAACTGCACAACCAGCTGTTAACTCTTCAGGAACGCCTGGATCATTTCGTCAATATTGAAGAGAGTCTGTCCAAGACGATTCTTGTAGCCCAGGAGGCTGCAGATGATGTCAAGAATAACTCCAAGAAGGAATCCCAGCTGATCCTCAAGGAAGCGGAGAAGAACGCAGACCGGATTATTAACGAAGCGTTGTCCAAATCCCGTAAGGTGGCGATTGAGACAGAGGAACTGCGTAAGCAGGCTTCAATCTATCGTACCCGGTTCCGGACGCTGCTGGAAGCCCAGCTGGAGCTGCTATCCCAGGATGACTGGAATGCGCTGGAGAGCCGTGAGGTTAGCGAGAACGCGCTCTGA